The Pseudanabaena galeata CCNP1313 genome includes a region encoding these proteins:
- a CDS encoding PP2C family protein-serine/threonine phosphatase: MLQILVIDDDPTIRMTLQRFLKSQGYDVIVAKDGQEGLAKARELHPSLIICDWMMPIIDGLEVCRQIKSNPDLANIYLILLTARDQEGDLVRGLEMGADDFLGKPPRINELRARVRAGLRLYQATEEIQKQKRLIEQELAQASQYVRSLLPAPLEGDVSIQSSFLPSTQLGGDSFDYFWLDSDHLALYLLDVSGHGVGSALLSVSVLNLMRTRSLRRSRTSQDTTNFYKPSEVLSDLNNTFQMSVHNEMYFTIWYGVYDKRNHTLVYASGGHPPAVLISNEEIPKIKLLKTAGLPIGMMSDIDYQEQVCEIDTSSRLYLFSDGVYEIPQENDNIWGFNALIDTFIRIPSDRHSRIEHILTCVKDAANNRPFEDDLSLLEVEFHI, from the coding sequence ATGCTGCAAATTCTCGTCATTGATGATGATCCTACGATCAGAATGACTCTTCAGAGGTTTCTCAAGAGTCAAGGCTATGACGTGATTGTGGCTAAGGATGGTCAAGAGGGCTTAGCTAAAGCAAGGGAACTGCATCCATCTTTAATTATTTGTGATTGGATGATGCCAATTATTGACGGCTTAGAGGTATGTCGTCAAATTAAGAGCAACCCTGACTTAGCTAATATCTATCTAATTTTGCTGACGGCGCGTGACCAAGAAGGCGACTTAGTACGCGGTTTAGAAATGGGTGCAGATGACTTTTTAGGTAAGCCACCACGCATTAATGAGTTACGCGCAAGGGTAAGAGCAGGGCTAAGACTCTATCAGGCCACTGAAGAAATCCAGAAGCAAAAACGATTAATCGAACAAGAGTTAGCTCAAGCATCGCAATATGTGCGATCGCTTTTGCCTGCTCCACTCGAAGGTGATGTGTCGATTCAGTCTAGTTTTTTGCCATCGACACAGCTTGGCGGTGATAGCTTTGACTATTTTTGGCTAGATAGTGATCATCTAGCCCTTTACTTACTAGATGTATCTGGGCATGGAGTCGGATCAGCCCTTTTATCAGTGTCAGTTTTAAATCTGATGCGTACACGTAGCTTAAGACGTAGTAGAACATCGCAAGATACAACTAATTTTTATAAGCCTAGTGAAGTATTAAGCGATCTAAATAATACTTTTCAGATGTCTGTACATAATGAAATGTACTTTACGATCTGGTATGGCGTATATGATAAACGCAACCATACACTGGTTTATGCCAGTGGTGGGCATCCTCCTGCGGTACTAATTTCTAATGAAGAAATCCCTAAAATCAAGTTACTAAAAACTGCGGGACTACCAATTGGCATGATGTCTGATATTGATTATCAAGAGCAGGTTTGCGAGATTGATACTAGTAGTAGGTTATATTTATTTAGCGATGGAGTTTATGAGATTCCTCAAGAGAATGACAATATTTGGGGATTTAATGCTTTGATTGATACATTTATCAGGATTCCCAGCGATCGTCATTCACGCATTGAGCATATATTAACCTGTGTTAAAGATGCTGCTAATAATCGTCCTTTTGAAGATGACTTATCGCTATTAGAAGTCGAGTTTCACATATAA
- a CDS encoding class II fructose-bisphosphate aldolase, giving the protein MLSSTKELLETARRNSYAIGAFNIYNLEGVKAVVNAAEISRSPAMLQLHPSALIYGKLPLVKLCIEAAKFAKVPISIHLDHSTSASDIRLALDAGVRSIMADGSPMSYKENLKFTRDMTALSHKFHAVVEAEIGRISGTEDGLTIAEKEAKMTDPIQALEFVQQTKVDAIAVTIGNVHGEYKSPPRLDFDRLEKIRNLVDIPLVLHGASGLPAEMIQRSIQLGVCKFNVNTEVRQAYMQALKLEICGDSPKDLLEIAGEAIAAMQEVIIEKLNLFGSLGKAHLHDTPYAAMLSSQAYG; this is encoded by the coding sequence ATGCTAAGTTCGACTAAAGAACTTCTAGAAACCGCCCGTCGTAACTCCTATGCGATCGGAGCCTTTAATATTTACAACTTAGAAGGCGTAAAAGCCGTAGTCAATGCAGCCGAAATTAGCCGTAGCCCTGCCATGTTGCAACTACACCCTAGCGCCCTCATCTATGGCAAACTTCCCCTAGTCAAATTGTGCATCGAAGCCGCCAAATTTGCCAAAGTACCAATCTCCATTCACCTCGATCACAGCACTTCCGCTAGCGATATTCGCTTAGCGCTAGATGCTGGTGTGCGGTCAATTATGGCGGATGGCTCACCAATGTCCTACAAAGAGAATTTAAAATTTACCAGAGACATGACCGCTCTCTCCCACAAATTCCATGCTGTTGTCGAAGCAGAGATTGGTAGAATTAGCGGAACTGAAGATGGACTGACGATCGCCGAAAAAGAAGCCAAAATGACTGATCCGATTCAAGCTTTGGAATTTGTGCAGCAAACCAAAGTCGATGCGATCGCGGTCACCATTGGTAACGTACATGGTGAATATAAAAGTCCACCCCGTCTCGATTTTGACCGTCTCGAAAAAATCCGTAATCTAGTCGATATTCCCTTAGTTTTGCATGGAGCATCGGGCTTACCTGCGGAAATGATCCAGCGATCGATTCAATTGGGGGTTTGCAAATTTAACGTAAATACAGAAGTCCGCCAAGCCTATATGCAAGCCCTGAAATTAGAAATCTGTGGTGATAGTCCCAAGGATTTGTTAGAGATCGCAGGGGAAGCGATCGCAGCCATGCAAGAAGTAATTATCGAAAAGCTCAATCTCTTTGGTTCATTAGGTAAAGCACATTTACACGACACACCCTACGCTGCAATGTTATCTAGCCAAGCCTATGGTTAA
- the psbP gene encoding photosystem II reaction center PsbP, with amino-acid sequence MLKRAVSLLLVVFALFLTSCASTPTSGLVPFADSKDGYRFLYPNGWTETKGNSAIDILFHDIIEPSENVSVAISKLETVKTLEEIGEPEAIGLRVQQRVVAPEGSGRQAKLLSATQKESGDRNYYIFEYAVQRLQGEPRHDLVTVSTNRGNLYTLSISSSEKRWEKVKDLFARVAKSFTIDE; translated from the coding sequence ATGCTTAAACGCGCTGTTTCCCTCTTACTTGTAGTATTTGCTCTGTTTCTTACCAGTTGTGCTAGTACACCCACCAGTGGACTTGTCCCATTTGCAGATAGTAAAGATGGCTATAGATTTTTATATCCCAATGGCTGGACAGAAACTAAAGGTAATTCGGCGATCGATATTTTGTTTCACGACATTATTGAGCCTTCAGAAAACGTGTCGGTTGCGATTAGTAAGCTCGAAACAGTGAAAACCCTTGAAGAGATCGGTGAACCTGAAGCGATCGGTTTGCGAGTACAACAGCGTGTCGTTGCCCCAGAAGGTTCTGGTCGTCAGGCTAAGTTGCTTAGTGCGACTCAGAAAGAATCAGGCGATCGCAACTATTATATTTTTGAATATGCCGTTCAGCGTTTGCAGGGCGAACCCCGCCATGACCTTGTAACTGTATCTACAAATCGTGGCAATCTTTATACGCTTAGTATTTCTAGCTCCGAAAAGCGTTGGGAAAAAGTGAAAGATTTGTTCGCTAGAGTTGCCAAATCTTTCACCATCGACGAATAG
- a CDS encoding HNH endonuclease, producing the protein MYPDIEIHTKDVVDWVTSTYLERTGKIFRDPDRGVRSLYQRGFLQKIAKGVYKYDPKYAQNKQQQDFTIAQKKEILERDGYRCVICGAGRENGVELHVDHIKPKDMGGLATTENGQTLCSQHNFLKKNLKQTETGKKMFIRLYELSKKENNQELQEFCIEILKTFEDFNINGHIEWKK; encoded by the coding sequence ATGTATCCTGATATTGAAATACATACTAAAGATGTTGTTGATTGGGTAACTTCAACATATCTAGAGCGTACTGGGAAAATATTTAGAGATCCTGATAGGGGAGTTAGATCTTTATATCAGAGAGGTTTTTTACAGAAAATAGCAAAGGGAGTTTATAAATACGATCCTAAATATGCTCAAAATAAGCAACAACAAGATTTTACAATTGCTCAGAAAAAAGAAATTTTAGAACGCGATGGATACAGATGTGTAATTTGTGGAGCAGGTCGAGAGAATGGAGTCGAATTACACGTTGATCATATCAAACCTAAAGATATGGGTGGATTAGCTACGACTGAGAATGGTCAAACTTTGTGTAGTCAGCATAACTTTCTCAAGAAAAACCTTAAGCAAACTGAGACAGGGAAAAAAATGTTTATCCGTCTCTACGAACTTTCTAAAAAAGAAAACAATCAGGAATTGCAAGAGTTTTGCATAGAAATTCTTAAGACTTTTGAAGATTTTAATATTAATGGACATATCGAATGGAAAAAGTAA
- the gatB gene encoding Asp-tRNA(Asn)/Glu-tRNA(Gln) amidotransferase subunit GatB encodes MTATAPTKTKTQYEAVIGLETHCQLTTNSKIFCNCSTQFGSTPNTNVCPVCLGMPGVLPVLNEKVLEYAVKAGLALNCQIAPHSKFDRKQYFYPDLPKNYQVSQYDLPIAEHGWLEIQLEDGSTKRIGITRLHMEEDAGKLVHGGSDRLSGSSHSLVDYNRTGVPLCEIVSEPDMRSGVEAAAYAQELRRIMRYLGVCDGNMQEGSLRCDVNISVRPVGQEKFGTKVEIKNMNSFNAIQRAIDFEINRQIEALETGNETIKQETRLWEENTQRTISMRSKEGASDYRYFPEPDLMAIEVPLTTLARYRSELPTLPASHRQRYRDEFGLTPYDAALIADDRSIAEFFDATILTGAEPKQVFNWVMGDITAYLNENKLKIADIALTPMILGEMIVLIADGTISSKIAKDILPELIVKGGSVKDLVASKGLTVLAGAELEKIIDEIIAANPKEVEQYKAGKTKLLGFFVGQTMKKTQGRAEPQSTNKLIADKLSASE; translated from the coding sequence ATGACTGCAACCGCCCCGACTAAAACCAAGACACAATACGAAGCCGTCATTGGTTTAGAAACCCACTGCCAGTTGACCACAAACTCCAAAATCTTTTGTAACTGCTCAACCCAGTTTGGCTCCACCCCCAACACCAATGTTTGTCCTGTCTGTCTGGGAATGCCGGGGGTACTGCCCGTTCTTAACGAAAAAGTTTTGGAATATGCCGTCAAAGCTGGACTAGCTCTAAATTGTCAAATTGCGCCGCACAGTAAATTCGATCGCAAACAATATTTTTATCCCGACCTTCCCAAAAACTACCAAGTATCGCAATACGATCTACCGATCGCCGAGCATGGCTGGCTCGAAATTCAATTAGAAGATGGTAGTACTAAGCGCATCGGCATTACTCGTCTGCATATGGAAGAGGATGCAGGTAAATTGGTGCATGGTGGTAGCGATCGCCTATCGGGTTCTAGTCACTCCCTAGTAGACTACAACCGCACAGGTGTACCTTTGTGCGAAATTGTATCCGAACCAGATATGCGATCGGGGGTAGAAGCCGCCGCCTATGCTCAAGAACTACGGCGGATTATGCGCTATCTCGGTGTTTGCGATGGCAATATGCAAGAAGGCTCCCTCCGTTGTGACGTGAATATCTCCGTGCGCCCAGTCGGTCAAGAGAAATTTGGCACAAAGGTAGAAATCAAAAACATGAACTCCTTTAATGCCATTCAAAGAGCGATCGATTTTGAAATTAATCGTCAAATAGAAGCTCTTGAAACTGGCAATGAAACCATTAAACAAGAAACTCGCCTTTGGGAAGAAAATACTCAACGCACAATCAGTATGCGTTCCAAGGAAGGAGCTAGTGATTATCGCTATTTCCCTGAGCCTGATCTTATGGCGATCGAGGTTCCCCTAACGACATTAGCTCGCTATCGTTCTGAGCTTCCTACGCTACCAGCATCTCATCGTCAACGCTATCGTGATGAATTTGGACTGACTCCCTACGATGCGGCGCTGATTGCCGACGATCGCAGTATTGCCGAGTTCTTTGATGCGACGATCCTCACGGGTGCAGAACCCAAGCAAGTCTTTAACTGGGTGATGGGCGACATTACTGCCTATCTCAATGAGAACAAACTCAAGATCGCTGATATTGCCCTTACACCTATGATATTAGGTGAAATGATCGTTCTAATTGCCGACGGTACAATCAGCAGCAAAATTGCGAAGGACATCTTACCTGAACTGATCGTCAAAGGTGGCTCAGTAAAAGATCTTGTGGCATCTAAAGGCTTAACTGTACTCGCTGGTGCAGAATTGGAGAAAATCATCGATGAGATTATTGCTGCTAATCCCAAAGAAGTAGAACAATACAAAGCTGGTAAAACTAAGCTATTAGGTTTCTTTGTCGGACAAACAATGAAGAAAACTCAAGGACGTGCCGAACCCCAATCAACCAATAAATTGATTGCTGATAAGTTAAGTGCCTCGGAGTAA
- a CDS encoding type I restriction enzyme HsdR N-terminal domain-containing protein, whose translation MVQAIAAKDVTLRELKQNFGLQMSQDPTFFTEWLDGFIPLNEEEHHLLDRVRSNFLELMEDPPMLENTVKMVVLAPLLDLAGIYHKPFRIETETSIALEMKDEEAIIRGRIDVLVVKNQLWLLVIESKRSDFAVTRAIPQALAYMLSNSETVQSTFGMITNGNEFLFLKTSQNEYANSRLFSLVNPNNELYEVLQILKHLGSKICM comes from the coding sequence ATGGTTCAGGCGATCGCCGCAAAAGATGTAACGTTAAGAGAATTAAAGCAAAATTTTGGGCTTCAGATGTCTCAAGATCCTACTTTTTTTACTGAATGGTTGGATGGTTTTATTCCTTTAAATGAAGAAGAGCACCATTTATTAGATCGGGTGAGATCTAATTTTCTAGAATTGATGGAAGATCCACCAATGTTAGAAAATACAGTCAAGATGGTAGTACTTGCACCATTGTTAGATCTGGCTGGCATTTATCACAAACCATTTCGGATTGAGACAGAAACATCTATTGCCTTAGAAATGAAAGATGAAGAAGCAATAATTCGAGGTCGAATCGATGTATTGGTAGTAAAAAATCAGCTTTGGTTATTAGTCATTGAATCAAAACGAAGCGATTTTGCTGTAACAAGAGCGATTCCACAAGCTTTAGCTTATATGTTGAGTAATTCGGAAACCGTGCAATCAACATTTGGCATGATTACCAATGGGAATGAATTTTTATTTTTGAAAACTTCACAAAATGAGTATGCCAATTCACGGTTATTTTCTTTGGTAAACCCTAATAATGAGCTTTACGAAGTATTACAAATACTAAAACATCTAGGCTCGAAAATATGTATGTAA